One part of the Fusobacterium pseudoperiodonticum genome encodes these proteins:
- the rpoD gene encoding RNA polymerase sigma factor RpoD, producing MKEIIRTKKGREFVNEVREKKKTTYEEINKCFSKDYTEEQINELVKIFLEEGIEVLSETETKAKGKTKTKAKTKSKAKVKEETKAELDKEKDLNEKEKVKIEEIEEKELDEDRELDEEKDLDDEEKDEDEEIEEKELDEEYIEEENEDSLEDEEDEKEDDDVDTDTFIGFEDEFNPDYIEDISEEELSNEKLLNLGNSAKVDEPIKMYLREIGQVPLLTHDEEIEYAKRAYEGDEEASQKLIESNLRLVVSIAKKHTNRGLKLLDLIQEGNIGLMKAVEKFEYTKGYKFSTYATWWIRQAITRAIADQGRTIRIPVHMIETINKIKKESRIYLQETGKDASPEILAERLGMEVEKIKAIQEMNQEPISLETPVGSEEDSELGDFVEDQKTTSPYEATNRAILREELDGVLKTLSPREEKVLRYRYGLDDSSPKTLEEVGKIFNVTRERIRQIEVKALRKLRHPSRKKKLEDFKVD from the coding sequence GTGAAAGAGATAATAAGAACAAAAAAAGGAAGAGAGTTCGTAAACGAAGTAAGAGAAAAGAAAAAGACAACTTATGAAGAAATAAATAAATGTTTCAGTAAAGATTACACTGAAGAACAAATAAATGAATTAGTTAAAATTTTCTTAGAAGAAGGAATTGAAGTTTTAAGTGAAACTGAAACTAAAGCTAAAGGTAAAACAAAAACTAAAGCTAAAACTAAGTCAAAAGCAAAGGTTAAAGAAGAAACTAAAGCTGAATTAGATAAAGAAAAAGACTTAAATGAAAAAGAAAAGGTTAAAATTGAAGAAATTGAAGAAAAAGAATTAGATGAAGATAGAGAATTAGACGAAGAAAAAGATCTAGACGATGAAGAAAAAGATGAAGATGAAGAAATTGAAGAAAAAGAATTAGATGAAGAATATATAGAAGAAGAAAATGAAGATTCATTAGAAGATGAAGAGGATGAAAAAGAAGATGATGATGTAGATACAGATACTTTCATAGGTTTTGAAGATGAGTTTAATCCTGATTATATTGAGGATATAAGTGAAGAAGAACTTAGCAACGAAAAGTTACTAAATTTAGGAAATAGTGCAAAGGTTGATGAGCCTATAAAAATGTATTTGAGAGAAATAGGACAAGTTCCACTATTAACTCATGATGAAGAAATTGAATATGCTAAAAGAGCTTATGAAGGTGACGAAGAAGCCAGTCAAAAACTTATAGAATCAAACTTAAGACTTGTTGTAAGTATTGCTAAAAAGCATACAAACAGAGGTTTAAAACTTCTTGATTTAATACAAGAAGGTAATATAGGACTTATGAAAGCGGTTGAAAAATTTGAATATACAAAAGGATATAAATTTTCAACTTATGCAACTTGGTGGATAAGACAAGCTATAACAAGAGCGATAGCTGACCAAGGAAGAACAATAAGAATACCTGTTCATATGATAGAAACTATAAATAAGATTAAAAAAGAATCTAGAATATATTTACAAGAAACTGGAAAAGATGCTTCTCCTGAAATCTTAGCAGAAAGATTGGGAATGGAAGTTGAAAAGATAAAGGCTATTCAAGAAATGAATCAAGAACCTATATCTCTTGAAACTCCAGTTGGAAGTGAAGAAGATAGTGAATTAGGAGATTTCGTTGAAGACCAAAAGACAACAAGTCCTTATGAAGCTACAAATAGAGCGATTTTAAGAGAAGAGTTAGATGGAGTCTTAAAAACATTGAGTCCAAGAGAAGAAAAAGTTTTAAGATATAGATATGGACTTGATGATAGTTCTCCTAAAACATTGGAAGAAGTTGGAAAAATCTTTAATGTTACTAGAGAAAGAATTAGACAAATAGAAGTCAAAGCTCTTAGAAAATTAAGACATCCAAGCAGAAAGAAAAAGCTTGAAGATTTTAAGGTTGACTAG
- a CDS encoding sigma-70 family RNA polymerase sigma factor: MKLFSLEKYLLKNLDMTEEDFKKLVLEISEPLELELPEDRKLTDEEIDYEYIDLLVTETLENLKDDVCTCEKDCGVADCCGTRVEKNLKKVYQIALYMLRDGILYQDLTQEGVIGLIKAHELFEDDKDFKLYKDYYIARAMFNYIESYANYRKTAFKEYAEYEIHKESHPKISLKDKSKSEELKKLEKENKEKHIEEMKQLEKRAEYQFDYLNLKYRLGEREIEAISLYFGLDGHKRKNFSEIQSIMKIDNDTLDKIVKDALFKLSVVDEKVEL; this comes from the coding sequence TTGAAACTTTTTAGCTTAGAAAAATATTTGTTAAAGAATCTTGATATGACAGAAGAAGATTTTAAAAAGCTTGTACTTGAAATATCAGAGCCTTTAGAATTAGAACTTCCAGAAGATAGAAAACTTACTGATGAAGAAATTGATTATGAATACATTGATTTACTTGTAACAGAAACTCTTGAAAACTTAAAAGATGATGTCTGCACTTGTGAAAAAGATTGTGGAGTAGCAGATTGCTGTGGAACAAGAGTGGAGAAAAATTTAAAGAAAGTCTATCAAATAGCACTATATATGCTAAGAGATGGAATTCTTTATCAGGATTTAACTCAAGAAGGAGTTATTGGTTTGATAAAGGCTCATGAACTTTTTGAAGATGATAAAGATTTCAAGCTATATAAAGACTACTATATAGCAAGAGCTATGTTTAACTATATAGAAAGCTATGCTAATTATAGAAAAACAGCATTTAAAGAATATGCTGAATATGAAATTCATAAAGAAAGTCATCCAAAGATTTCTTTAAAAGATAAAAGTAAATCTGAGGAATTAAAGAAATTAGAAAAAGAAAACAAAGAGAAACATATAGAGGAAATGAAACAATTAGAAAAGAGAGCGGAATATCAATTTGACTATTTAAATTTAAAATATAGGCTAGGTGAAAGAGAAATAGAAGCTATAAGTCTGTATTTTGGTTTAGATGGACATAAGAGAAAGAACTTTTCTGAAATACAAAGTATTATGAAAATAGATAATGATACTTTAGATAAAATTGTAAAAGATGCCTTATTTAAATTATCAGTTGTAGATGAAAAGGTTGAGTTATGA
- a CDS encoding Nif3-like dinuclear metal center hexameric protein yields MITRDIINILEKKFPKINAEEWDNVGLLVGDYDKEVKKIQFSIDASLEVIENAIKEKVDMIITHHPFIFKAIKSINEQDILSKKIRALIRNDINIYSIHTNLDSSVSGLNDYVLEKLGYTDYKFLDYDEEKNCGIGRIFKLDEEKDLKKFIEELKLKLQISNLRVISNDLNKKIKKVALINGSAMSYWRKAKKEKIDLFITGDVGYHDALDARESGLAVIDFGHYESEHFFHEVLIKELKDTNLEFLVYNPEPVFKFY; encoded by the coding sequence ATGATAACTAGAGATATTATAAACATATTAGAGAAAAAATTTCCAAAAATAAATGCAGAAGAATGGGACAATGTAGGACTTCTTGTAGGAGACTATGATAAAGAAGTAAAAAAAATACAATTTTCTATAGATGCAAGTTTGGAAGTTATAGAAAATGCTATAAAAGAAAAGGTTGATATGATAATAACTCATCACCCATTTATCTTTAAAGCGATAAAAAGTATTAATGAGCAAGATATTTTATCTAAAAAAATTAGAGCATTAATAAGAAATGATATAAATATTTATTCTATTCATACAAATTTAGATTCATCTGTGTCTGGATTAAATGATTATGTGCTTGAGAAATTAGGTTATACAGATTATAAATTTTTAGACTATGATGAAGAGAAAAATTGTGGTATAGGTAGAATTTTTAAATTAGATGAAGAGAAAGATTTAAAAAAATTTATAGAAGAACTTAAACTAAAATTACAAATTTCTAATCTAAGAGTTATAAGCAATGATTTAAATAAAAAAATAAAAAAAGTAGCTCTTATAAATGGTTCAGCCATGAGTTATTGGAGAAAAGCTAAAAAAGAAAAAATTGACTTATTTATTACTGGAGATGTGGGCTATCATGATGCTCTTGATGCAAGAGAAAGTGGGCTAGCTGTAATTGATTTTGGTCATTATGAAAGTGAACACTTCTTCCATGAAGTTCTAATAAAAGAATTGAAGGATACAAATTTAGAATTTTTAGTTTATAATCCTGAACCAGTATTTAAGTTCTACTAA
- a CDS encoding ankyrin repeat domain-containing protein — MNLYDLKDLYSELKNDPMCREKILEYYRTTNLEEKDGDQSSLLHIAAEYGDSFAIEVLLNRGMDPNIEDSEAKRPLHRLAEGERYINNGEELVKCIELLLDAKASVLRKDRFGRTAVILAAQNAYYEILKVFIDRELKLSLKDTEGNSALHIACQYFSDYNEEDEERYFKTIKYLLKAGLDPTEKNNDGKTTIDIAMRRCNKKVVALLLGNYDEENPNELLIQTGGLSLHRAIEKKDYEAVNALIKLGADINAFSEEEDTVFREMTPLGIAFHMFDEYSVKALLEAGANVNLKTTEENTALGEILGYMKDNYFDFNKIPLIEELLKLLLKSGLKINDTIDKKGNTAFIKACESINRNKLSNGKTLAAVVAKFLLKENCDVNSTNLDGQTALMFLCASHDGEAQDLQIQVLEAGADIEAMDKNGETPLMYAARNRNLNMGKEMAELLFDFGDPKLEHVNNEGKSVLEIATDLNNEEFVKFLLTKM; from the coding sequence ATGAACTTATATGATTTAAAAGATTTATATAGTGAATTAAAAAATGATCCAATGTGTAGAGAAAAAATTTTAGAATATTACAGAACTACTAATTTAGAAGAAAAGGATGGAGATCAATCATCACTACTACATATAGCAGCAGAATATGGTGATAGTTTTGCTATTGAAGTATTATTAAATAGAGGAATGGATCCTAATATAGAAGATAGTGAGGCTAAAAGACCTCTACATCGTTTAGCAGAAGGAGAAAGATATATTAATAATGGTGAAGAGCTAGTTAAATGCATAGAATTACTATTAGATGCAAAAGCTAGTGTGCTTAGAAAAGATAGATTTGGTAGAACAGCAGTAATATTAGCAGCTCAAAATGCTTACTATGAAATATTAAAAGTTTTTATAGATAGAGAATTAAAATTATCTTTAAAAGATACTGAAGGAAACAGTGCTTTACATATAGCTTGCCAATATTTTTCAGATTATAATGAGGAAGATGAAGAAAGATACTTTAAAACTATAAAATATTTATTAAAGGCTGGTTTAGATCCAACTGAAAAAAATAATGATGGAAAAACAACAATAGATATAGCAATGAGAAGATGTAATAAAAAAGTAGTAGCATTGTTATTAGGAAATTATGATGAAGAAAATCCAAATGAATTATTAATTCAAACTGGAGGTTTATCTTTACATAGAGCTATTGAAAAAAAAGATTATGAAGCTGTAAATGCTCTTATAAAATTAGGAGCCGATATTAATGCTTTTTCAGAAGAAGAGGATACAGTTTTTAGAGAAATGACGCCATTAGGAATAGCTTTTCATATGTTTGATGAATATAGTGTAAAAGCTTTATTAGAAGCTGGAGCTAATGTTAATTTAAAAACTACTGAAGAAAATACTGCTCTTGGAGAAATTTTGGGATATATGAAAGATAACTATTTTGATTTTAATAAAATTCCTCTTATAGAAGAGCTTTTAAAACTTTTATTAAAAAGTGGCTTAAAAATAAATGATACCATAGATAAGAAAGGGAATACAGCTTTTATTAAAGCTTGTGAATCTATTAATAGAAATAAATTAAGTAATGGAAAAACACTTGCAGCTGTTGTAGCTAAATTTCTTTTGAAAGAAAATTGTGATGTTAATTCTACTAATTTAGATGGGCAAACTGCTTTAATGTTTCTATGTGCTAGTCATGATGGAGAAGCTCAAGATTTACAAATTCAAGTATTAGAAGCAGGAGCTGACATAGAAGCTATGGATAAAAATGGAGAAACTCCTTTAATGTATGCAGCTAGAAATAGAAATCTAAATATGGGAAAAGAAATGGCTGAATTATTATTTGATTTTGGAGATCCAAAGCTAGAGCATGTAAACAATGAGGGTAAATCTGTATTAGAAATAGCAACAGACTTAAATAATGAAGAGTTTGTAAAGTTTTTACTAACAAAAATGTAA
- a CDS encoding ankyrin repeat domain-containing protein, whose translation MDNSMIFLNACKNGQKGVVEAFIKKGGLDFNKRDSLGNSALFYACMKGSKDIVKLLLSNGADSSLANNNSMTPLHAVSKSGNKEIISLLLNEGADINATDKEGRTPLIYTLMENKTEAGKLLLEKGADSQIKDNQGRKAIDYATSNGLRDIITLLLKDENNDNKSNFGNTALHQACYSNQSEVIRELLKQDEIELNAVNDNGETALIIAAKEGNLLIVQLLLKAGADTKQRLLNGNTALHFAAEKGSEHICKALLEAGAEIDAQNEMGETALLIAAMEGYNDFVKLLLENGANVNIVDSSENSPLFYASEKGYTEIVEILLHVGAN comes from the coding sequence ATGGATAATAGCATGATTTTTTTAAATGCTTGTAAAAATGGACAAAAAGGAGTTGTAGAAGCTTTTATAAAAAAAGGTGGACTTGATTTTAATAAAAGAGATAGTCTTGGAAATAGTGCTCTTTTCTATGCTTGCATGAAAGGAAGTAAAGATATTGTGAAACTATTATTGAGCAATGGAGCTGATAGCTCTTTAGCTAATAACAATAGTATGACTCCACTTCATGCTGTATCAAAAAGTGGAAATAAAGAAATTATTTCTCTACTGTTAAATGAAGGTGCCGATATTAATGCAACTGATAAAGAAGGAAGAACTCCTTTAATATATACTCTTATGGAAAATAAGACTGAAGCAGGAAAATTACTATTAGAAAAGGGAGCTGATAGCCAAATAAAAGATAATCAAGGTCGTAAGGCAATTGATTATGCTACTTCAAATGGGCTACGTGACATTATTACATTGTTACTGAAAGATGAAAATAATGATAATAAGAGTAATTTTGGAAACACAGCTCTTCATCAAGCTTGTTATAGTAATCAAAGTGAAGTAATTAGAGAACTTTTGAAACAAGATGAAATAGAATTAAATGCTGTGAATGATAATGGAGAGACAGCATTAATAATAGCAGCAAAAGAAGGAAACTTACTAATTGTTCAATTATTACTAAAAGCTGGAGCAGATACAAAACAAAGACTTTTAAATGGAAATACTGCTTTACATTTTGCAGCAGAAAAAGGAAGTGAACATATATGTAAGGCTTTATTAGAAGCAGGAGCAGAGATAGATGCTCAAAATGAAATGGGAGAAACAGCATTACTAATAGCTGCAATGGAGGGATATAATGATTTTGTAAAATTATTGCTAGAAAATGGGGCAAATGTTAATATTGTTGATAGTTCAGAAAATTCTCCTCTATTTTATGCTTCTGAAAAAGGCTATACAGAAATTGTTGAGATTTTATTACATGTAGGAGCAAATTAA
- a CDS encoding TetR/AcrR family transcriptional regulator: MARKCAYTKEMILEAAIKLFKKEGSDAITAKNIAKELGCSVAPIYSVYMSLDDLKRDLAFEIEKNILEEKEIHPLLSKMLAKLEVSENDEEFSKKLKEFKLKIHNKENQVNIFSQFSDFISLIYKSRRTKFSKIKILELIAKHKRYITEFRNSKAN, from the coding sequence ATGGCTAGAAAATGTGCTTATACTAAGGAAATGATACTAGAAGCTGCTATAAAACTCTTTAAGAAAGAAGGTTCTGATGCTATTACAGCAAAGAATATTGCAAAAGAACTCGGATGTTCTGTTGCACCAATATATTCTGTATATATGAGTTTAGATGATTTGAAAAGAGATTTAGCTTTTGAAATTGAGAAAAATATACTTGAAGAAAAGGAAATTCATCCTCTATTATCTAAAATGCTTGCTAAATTAGAAGTAAGTGAGAATGATGAAGAATTTTCAAAAAAGTTAAAAGAATTTAAACTAAAGATACACAATAAAGAAAATCAAGTTAATATTTTCTCTCAATTTTCAGATTTTATTTCTCTAATTTATAAATCAAGAAGAACTAAATTTTCAAAAATAAAAATTCTTGAGCTTATTGCAAAACACAAAAGATATATAACAGAATTTAGAAATAGCAAAGCTAATTAA
- a CDS encoding flavodoxin family protein: protein MKTLIIYSSETGNTKMVCEKAFEYINGEKVIIPVKEKDSINLDEFDNIIVGTWIDKANANSEAKKFINTLANKNLFFIGTLAASLTSEHSKKCFNNLRKLCSKKNNFVDGVLARGRVSEDLQEKFTKFPLNIIHKFVPNMNEIILEADAHPNETDFLLIKDFIDKNFNN, encoded by the coding sequence ATGAAAACTTTAATAATTTATTCATCAGAAACTGGTAATACGAAAATGGTTTGTGAAAAAGCATTTGAATATATAAATGGGGAAAAGGTAATTATTCCTGTTAAAGAAAAAGATAGTATAAACTTAGATGAATTTGATAATATAATTGTAGGAACTTGGATAGATAAGGCTAATGCTAATTCAGAAGCTAAAAAATTTATTAATACTTTAGCTAATAAAAACTTGTTTTTCATAGGAACTTTAGCTGCTTCTTTAACATCTGAACATTCTAAAAAATGTTTTAATAACCTTAGAAAGCTTTGCTCTAAAAAGAATAATTTTGTTGATGGAGTTTTAGCAAGAGGTAGAGTATCTGAAGACTTGCAAGAAAAATTCACTAAATTTCCTTTAAATATTATTCATAAATTTGTTCCTAACATGAATGAAATTATTTTAGAAGCTGACGCTCATCCTAATGAAACAGACTTTTTGTTAATCAAAGATTTTATAGACAAAAATTTTAACAATTAA
- a CDS encoding amino acid ABC transporter ATP-binding/permease protein — translation MKNRSTFNIVFNLLKLLDSLWKFMTIAVSTGVIGFIFSFCITLFGAYAFLSVIPATKDSLKYVFLGGYSTQTYFYAMIFCGFFRAILHYLEQFANHYIAFHILANVRVKLFKIMRKLAPAKMENKNQGNLISMITSDIELLEVFYAHTISPVLIATITSIFLFLYFFQLNYVYALYMLFAQFIVGIVVPYIAHKRSAKSGVEVRAKLGKLNDEFLDKLKGIREIIQYSQGKKVLKKIDEITSSLGENQKDLRNKASEVQMMVDSAIILLSIAQLLLSISLVSKDLVSIEASILAGVLQVGSFAPYINLAALGNILAQTFASGERVLNLMDEKPAVMDNTSLSSEDISETDDISIDNISYSYTNSDNKILKDFSLKIKKGQLTGIMGASGCGKSTLLKLLMRFWDVDSGKIILDRKDVKSVPLKELYQKFNYMTQSTSLFIGNIRDNLLVAKADATDEEIYTALKKASFYDYVMSLPDKLDSIVEEGGKNFSGGEKQRIGLARAFLANREFFLLDEPTSNLDILNEAIILKSLADEAKDKTVILVSHRESTLSICNEIFKI, via the coding sequence ATGAAAAATAGATCAACTTTTAATATAGTATTTAACTTATTAAAACTCTTAGACTCTCTTTGGAAATTTATGACTATTGCAGTCTCTACAGGTGTAATTGGCTTTATCTTTTCTTTTTGTATAACACTTTTTGGTGCTTATGCTTTCCTAAGTGTTATTCCTGCTACAAAAGATAGTCTTAAATATGTTTTTCTAGGTGGCTATTCAACTCAAACATATTTTTATGCAATGATATTCTGTGGCTTTTTTAGAGCTATATTACATTACTTAGAGCAATTTGCTAACCACTATATAGCTTTTCATATCTTAGCAAATGTTAGAGTTAAATTATTTAAAATTATGAGAAAACTTGCTCCAGCTAAAATGGAAAATAAAAATCAAGGAAACTTAATTTCTATGATAACATCAGATATTGAGCTTTTAGAAGTTTTCTATGCTCATACTATCTCACCAGTTTTAATTGCAACTATTACAAGTATTTTCTTATTCTTGTATTTCTTTCAATTAAATTATGTCTATGCACTATATATGCTATTTGCTCAATTTATTGTAGGAATTGTAGTTCCATATATAGCTCATAAGAGATCTGCAAAATCTGGTGTAGAAGTTAGAGCTAAACTAGGAAAATTAAATGATGAATTTTTAGATAAATTAAAAGGTATAAGAGAAATCATTCAATATTCTCAAGGTAAAAAAGTTTTAAAGAAAATAGATGAAATAACTTCATCTCTAGGAGAAAATCAAAAAGACTTAAGAAATAAAGCTTCTGAAGTTCAAATGATGGTAGACTCAGCAATAATATTACTTTCTATAGCTCAATTACTTTTAAGTATTTCTTTAGTTTCAAAAGACTTGGTAAGTATTGAAGCTAGTATCTTAGCAGGAGTTTTACAAGTAGGTAGTTTTGCCCCTTATATAAACTTGGCTGCTCTTGGAAATATACTTGCTCAAACTTTTGCATCTGGAGAAAGAGTTTTAAACTTGATGGATGAAAAACCTGCTGTAATGGATAATACTTCTCTTTCAAGTGAAGATATTTCAGAAACTGATGATATAAGTATAGATAATATTTCTTACAGCTATACAAATAGTGATAATAAAATTTTAAAAGATTTTTCTTTAAAAATAAAAAAAGGGCAATTAACGGGGATTATGGGAGCAAGTGGTTGCGGAAAATCTACGCTTTTAAAATTACTTATGAGATTTTGGGATGTAGATTCAGGTAAAATTATTTTAGATAGAAAGGATGTAAAGTCTGTTCCTTTAAAAGAACTCTATCAAAAATTTAACTATATGACACAATCTACTAGCTTATTTATTGGGAATATTAGAGATAATTTATTAGTTGCAAAAGCAGATGCCACTGATGAAGAAATCTATACTGCCCTAAAGAAAGCTTCATTTTATGACTATGTTATGTCTTTACCAGATAAGTTAGATAGCATAGTTGAAGAAGGTGGAAAAAACTTTTCTGGTGGTGAAAAACAAAGAATTGGTCTTGCAAGAGCTTTTTTAGCTAATAGAGAATTTTTCCTACTGGATGAGCCAACTTCTAATTTAGATATATTAAATGAAGCTATAATTTTAAAATCATTAGCTGATGAAGCTAAGGATAAAACTGTTATTTTGGTATCACATAGAGAGTCTACACTTTCTATATGCAATGAAATATTTAAAATTTAA
- a CDS encoding ABC transporter ATP-binding protein/permease — translation MIDKRLYNFSGNIKKYISITTFLSCVKLIANIFFYFIFAFLLVSLINRDFSFSYKYIIISILVIVLIRQFSTIKVAHMLGSLVVDVKRNLRKLIFEKTLKLGLAYSQLFKTQELIHLSVDNVEQLEVYFGGFLTQFFYCVVSSFILFFSIAYFNLKIAFILLIFSLAIPMSLYIILNKVKKIQKKYFAKYMNVGTLFLDSLQGLTTLKIYGTDEKREEEIAKMSEEFRVETMRVLKMQLLSIAVINWIIYAGTILAIITSIKLFIDGKLELFPMLFIFMLAPEFFIPMRTLTSLFHVAMTGVSAAENIISFIDSPERNSIGDKEFKNEREFKVSNLSFTYPDGTQSLKDINMTFKKGNLTAVVGHSGCGKSTLVSVLAGELKSNENEIFVDDVDIHNINLEDKIKNILKITHDSHIFSGTVRDNLSMANENLSDETMVEVLKTVKLWDIFSKVKGLDTVLESQGKNLSGGQAQRVALARALLYDASVYIFDEATSNIDIESEEIILNIIHSLAKEKTVIYISHRLPAIKNADCIYVMDKGRVIESGKHNDLYTKKELYHNMYKHQEELESYLTKRGEINEK, via the coding sequence ATGATTGATAAAAGATTATATAATTTTTCAGGAAATATAAAGAAATATATATCAATAACAACTTTTTTATCCTGTGTAAAGCTTATTGCTAATATATTTTTTTATTTTATCTTTGCTTTTCTGTTAGTAAGTTTAATCAATAGAGATTTCTCATTTTCTTATAAGTACATAATTATTTCAATATTAGTTATAGTTCTTATAAGACAATTCTCAACAATTAAAGTTGCTCATATGTTAGGATCTTTAGTTGTAGATGTAAAAAGAAATCTAAGAAAGCTTATATTTGAAAAGACTTTGAAACTTGGTTTAGCTTACTCTCAACTTTTTAAAACACAAGAACTGATACATTTGTCAGTTGATAATGTTGAACAATTAGAAGTGTATTTTGGAGGTTTCTTAACTCAATTCTTCTATTGTGTTGTTTCTAGTTTTATCTTATTTTTCTCAATAGCATATTTTAATTTAAAAATTGCTTTTATTTTACTTATTTTTTCTTTGGCTATCCCTATGTCACTATACATTATTTTAAATAAAGTTAAAAAAATTCAAAAAAAATATTTTGCTAAATATATGAATGTAGGAACTTTATTTTTAGATAGCTTACAAGGTTTAACTACTCTTAAAATATATGGGACAGATGAAAAAAGAGAAGAAGAGATTGCTAAGATGTCAGAAGAATTTAGAGTTGAAACTATGAGAGTTCTTAAAATGCAACTTCTTTCTATTGCAGTAATAAATTGGATTATCTATGCAGGTACTATACTTGCAATAATAACTTCTATTAAATTATTTATAGATGGAAAACTAGAACTGTTCCCAATGTTATTTATATTTATGTTAGCACCTGAATTTTTTATACCAATGAGAACTCTAACTTCACTTTTCCATGTTGCTATGACAGGAGTATCAGCAGCAGAAAATATAATTTCATTCATTGATTCTCCTGAAAGAAATTCAATAGGGGATAAAGAGTTTAAAAATGAAAGAGAATTTAAGGTATCTAACTTAAGTTTCACGTATCCAGATGGTACTCAATCATTAAAAGATATAAATATGACTTTTAAAAAAGGTAACTTAACAGCTGTTGTAGGACATTCAGGTTGTGGAAAATCTACATTGGTTTCTGTATTAGCTGGAGAATTAAAATCTAATGAAAATGAAATCTTTGTTGATGATGTTGATATACATAATATTAACTTAGAAGATAAAATTAAAAATATTTTAAAAATTACTCATGATTCTCATATATTCTCAGGAACAGTTAGAGATAATCTAAGTATGGCAAACGAAAACTTGTCAGATGAAACTATGGTAGAAGTTCTTAAAACTGTTAAACTATGGGATATTTTCTCAAAAGTTAAGGGACTTGATACTGTATTAGAAAGTCAGGGTAAAAACCTATCTGGTGGACAAGCACAGAGAGTTGCTCTTGCAAGAGCATTACTATATGATGCCTCTGTCTATATATTTGATGAAGCTACTTCAAATATAGATATTGAATCTGAAGAAATTATTTTAAATATCATACATTCTTTGGCTAAGGAAAAAACTGTTATCTATATAAGTCATAGACTACCAGCTATAAAAAATGCTGATTGTATCTACGTTATGGATAAGGGAAGAGTTATTGAAAGTGGAAAACATAATGATTTATATACAAAAAAAGAACTTTATCATAATATGTATAAACATCAAGAAGAATTGGAAAGCTATTTAACAAAGAGAGGTGAAATAAATGAAAAATAG
- a CDS encoding shikimate kinase has translation MKDNIALIGFMGSGKTTIGKLLAKTMEMKFVDIDKIIEATEKKSINDIFKEKGQIYFRDLEREIILQESSRNNCVIATGGGSILDNENVKSLQETSFIVFLDASIECLYLRLKDNTTRPILNGAEDKKQLIEELLEKRKFLYQISANFTINIDENTSVYETVDKIKESYINS, from the coding sequence ATGAAAGATAATATCGCATTAATCGGGTTTATGGGAAGTGGGAAGACAACTATAGGTAAACTTCTCGCAAAAACTATGGAAATGAAATTTGTAGATATAGATAAAATAATAGAAGCCACTGAAAAAAAATCAATAAATGATATTTTTAAAGAAAAGGGGCAAATATATTTTAGAGATTTAGAAAGAGAAATAATTTTACAAGAATCTTCGAGAAATAACTGTGTTATTGCAACTGGGGGAGGTTCTATTTTAGATAATGAGAATGTAAAAAGTTTGCAAGAAACCTCTTTTATTGTTTTTCTTGATGCAAGTATAGAATGTTTATATTTACGTCTAAAAGATAATACAACTCGTCCAATTTTAAATGGAGCTGAGGATAAGAAACAGCTGATAGAGGAGTTATTAGAAAAAAGAAAATTTCTATATCAAATATCTGCAAATTTTACAATAAACATAGATGAAAACACTAGTGTCTATGAAACTGTAGATAAGATAAAAGAAAGTTATATAAATTCTTAA